The window TTTCTCAATGAAATTTGTAGACTCTTAGCTACTAATTATTTGTAAACTAGCCTTCCTGTGCGCTCACGCGTACAAGTACGTGTTCTAAATGGGCATGTTAGTCTATTCAGCTAAACGAATGTTTACTTCTTTCTTTTTTTTTCTTTTTTTTGAGAGAAAAAACGAATGTTTACTTACATATCTTAAATCAACACACCTTTGACTGCTTTCCTGTGTAAGAACTTACACATGATTTTCATAAGTTTCTTAAAATTTACAGAATTTTGAACTTGAAATCAAACCATTCAAAAGTGTACCTGGCAGATTATCATGCAAAATATTCACACAATTAAAAAAAAAATTAACGAAGTTAAATTCAAACAGCAATAAAAGAATGAAGGATGAAAGACCTGGTTTATATCTCAATATCTCATTGATTTGTACTGCATCATTATCATTACTCAATTTCTGCTTGTTGTATACAATTTCCACGCATCAAGGGGAGTGAAATTTACACTCCCTATTTTACAATCCAAACTCCCACTTTTCCTTTTTAGGTAAAGTTTTCACAAAAAGACAAAACATATGTCACTAAAGACAAAATTTAAATTACCAAAAGAGGAAAATAGGAGTGTGGATTGTAAAACTGGGAGTGCAAATTTCATTTCCCCGCATCAATCATATGGACAACAAATTTAAACTCAGCTATTCTTCTATACCATGGATATACATTTTTATAGCCTATTTTGACAAAGATCAAGCACAACTATGCTTCCATGGTGCAATAATTGCCTTCAACTGAAAATGAAAGATGAAAGTTTTAACCGATGAAAGAGATATACTGCGAACACATTTCTACATCCAAGTCAAATGTCATGTATATATGTTTCTCATCAACTAAACATGTAACATCCTGCCACAAATGCATAGAACATGATTAATAAATTTATAGGAGTAGAGATAGAGATTTCAATGTTATGGGCAAAATCAGGAATTCAATTTTTTGGTGAAGCTTTGACACCAAACTTATGCTTCCCATTATAGAGTGGAGATGCAAACGCTCTGAAGGGTAGATTAAAAATCAAGTCACCATTCCAAGATTGCAAACATAGGTATTGAAAAGTCCATCCAAGTCTAAATATGACAAGAGAAGCCAAAAGAGATGCCAGGTATTCCCCTCAACTACCAAACTATAGTTCCAACTTACAACAGCTTTGTAGTCTTGAACAGCAGAAGAGGGAGTGCAGTTGTTTTTAAATCAACAGAGATGCAATCCCGTAATGACAATAAGAATCTAAACCTCTCTTCTGTAGTCTTTAATCCTCCATTCCTTTCCGTCCAGAATACGCAAAACAGAAATATTGAAGCGATCAAACAATTGCAGACTGCAGTTCATTATGAAACCTAAATAGACAACCCAAAAGTTTATAGTTGCCATATTACCAACTGAATCAAGTAGATTGCATAATGTTTTCAAGAAATAATGCTGCCATAACCAAAGGAAAACTCAAACCAAAAGTTCAATCCAAAGGTTGAATGGGCAGCATCGTTGCATATTAACGAGAAACCCCCATCCAAATGCAGTCCTACATCATTACCAATGTCATTTATAACACAATGAGGGCCTCATACTCTTGAATCAAATTAATGTACAGGACACAATCATGCTCTATTCCTCCCTAAAACATGAGAAACAGTCTACTTTTCTTCATCATTCATTCAGCTACGTACTGCAAATGCCAAATTCAAATCACTGAAACCTTGAATTCACAATGACATGTTGAGGTTGGATGCTAGTGACTCGTGAGACCAAACATCGAGTAAGGAGAAACCAATAAAAGATCAAAAAGGCAAATTTCAAAAATATCAGAAACTGAAACCACACTAATACATTATTATAAGACTGTCCCCATTTGTCTTACAGTATTGAACCCGGCCAATACACAAAGCAGCATTATTGAAAGTAATCTAAGTATGTTAATAAATGTAGAAGTAACCACTATCCAATTCAACCAACCTTTTGTTGTTGATTTTGATTCCCGCTTGGTAAGGCATAAGGGTTCCAGATAATAAGTAATCCAAGAACCTCATGGAAGTAGTGGTATGTCCCTGAATTTCAAAGTAGGATGAACCAATATGAGCATTCTGTCACCAATCAGACCCGCAAACTGATGACTCTTGGTTATACCAAATGGCTGATATATATTTTTGTCCAAATAGAAAGCAGAGCAAGCCGCCCTTGATAGAAGCTGCTGTTGATGATTCTTCTGAGTCCCTCCTCAGTAAGAAAAAACATTGGTTTGGCCAAGTAAGACAAGGCTCTCCACGAAAGAATCCATGAAGTAGTAGTGATATGCCTCATTTCCAAAATCTCTAAACTGTTTGTCCTTAGGGTCATAAGTCTTGAACGAAGTAAACTCAAAATCTCGACCCCATCTGACCACCACATGACCACTCTTTGTAAGACCAAGTGGCTCGACACAAGGTTCTTCTTCCGGAGGTCCTAGCAGACACACATCGAATAATTTAGTCCATGATTCCACCACACCGTACTCTTTCATCACCCACAAGTCAAAAGACGAGTTTCCCTGAATCTCAAATAAGGCAAGCCACAAATGATCCCCACCACCATGGTACTTTGAAATCATGGGTGGATAGTCTCTGCAAAAACCTTGGCGAATCTCGACATTACGAAATGATTCATCAACCATGTCCAATGCCACAACGGAAACTGTACAGTCCTCGTCCATCTCCCCCTTCCTTGTATGGTGGCGTTGAACCCAGTGAAAAGCACCGTTGACAAAAGCAGTACGATCTGTATAAGGGGGGAAATCAGCAGGAACATTACTAAGACTCTTCCAGGTACCCCTGGCTAAGGACCAAACCTCAACCTCAACCTCGCGATCAGGTTCCATGACAATTCTCACAACCTTATAATCACCGATACGAGAATCGTAGCAGAGACTATAACTTTCATACCGGTAGCACTCAACGGCACGACTAGGACTAGGCAAAAACCCGAATTTTCTTATGGAAGGATTCCAGAGAATTACAGGAGGGCAGGGGTCAATATAAGATGAGGAAATAGCCAGGCCTACGAGTCCGTTACAAGTTCCGATCACTTCGTAATCCATACCTTTAGTCCAGCTACTATTCTTATTGCTGAGAATTGGATTTAGGAGTTTCGAATACTGACCGAATGAAGATGCAGGGTTATCCCAATGCAAATCGTTTGATTGGAGGGAGATGAGAAGGAGGAGCCTCGAAACGTCGCCGGCAGTGGTTTGATTGTTGAGGTGGGTTTGAATGAAGGTAAGGGTTTTGACGAGGGAGTTCCATGACTTGCACACGGCGCTGCATCTGATGACGTCTTTGACGAGCAATTTCACCAGGATCTTGCCTATGATATCTTCAGGAAAGTAATTGTTTTCCATTACTCGTTTTTGTTTTTGGATCTCCATCGCCGGCGGGGGAATCTGGAAATCTTCGGGAAAGTAATCAGAGTAATATAAAGCTGTTGAGTTTGAGATGTTTACAGATGTAATTGGGTTCAGTTCCTCAAGCTCCGAATTAAAAGGACCGAAAACACCCTGCTACAATCCAAAGCTACACATAATCCGAATCCAAGTTTGACCTGGATTTCTAATTTCATATATTAACGCAAGGTTTTTTTAGCCCTCAAGCGTTTCTCCAACTAAATTTCTAGCAAACCTAACTATCGCACTGCCTCCACTAGTGTCAGTCCCCTCTAACCACCACCATGTCCTCTTCCATCGACGTTGTCGCTGCCAGTTTTGCAACCTCTTAGCTATGGGCGGTGATGAGGTTATTGACATCTCACACGTGGAACAAGGTGAAGAAATTTGCCCAAATGCTAAGGTTTACTTGCTTGCAAAGTCTTTGACAAAGAAAAATCTTGATCTGCAACCGCACTTCAATCGTTTGTGGATCTTGTTCGTGGTTTTAGGGTTCATGTGAGACCAGGGTCTGCACATTCGACCTATCTGCCGATCGAAACAAGGTCTTCTGTGGAGGACAATGGTATTATTTGCGGAGCGCCTATCATTTTCCAAGAGTATGATGGCCTCAAACCTGTCACTTCCATTCCCATGAACACACTGCACTTAAGAGTTGCGCTTTTGGGAAACTGTCAGAATTGGAA of the Fragaria vesca subsp. vesca linkage group LG6, FraVesHawaii_1.0, whole genome shotgun sequence genome contains:
- the LOC101297652 gene encoding F-box protein CPR30-like, translated to MATVLESIVVPCSSALPSATLSPIATSSVSSRTARLGLPHFTGLKGVFGPFNSELEELNPITSVNISNSTALYYSDYFPEDFQIPPPAMEIQKQKRVMENNYFPEDIIGKILVKLLVKDVIRCSAVCKSWNSLVKTLTFIQTHLNNQTTAGDVSRLLLLISLQSNDLHWDNPASSFGQYSKLLNPILSNKNSSWTKGMDYEVIGTCNGLVGLAISSSYIDPCPPVILWNPSIRKFGFLPSPSRAVECYRYESYSLCYDSRIGDYKVVRIVMEPDREVEVEVWSLARGTWKSLSNVPADFPPYTDRTAFVNGAFHWVQRHHTRKGEMDEDCTVSVVALDMVDESFRNVEIRQGFCRDYPPMISKYHGGGDHLWLALFEIQGNSSFDLWVMKEYGVVESWTKLFDVCLLGPPEEEPCVEPLGLTKSGHVVVRWGRDFEFTSFKTYDPKDKQFRDFGNEAYHYYFMDSFVESLVLLGQTNVFSY